In Rhodanobacteraceae bacterium, the following proteins share a genomic window:
- a CDS encoding DUF4259 domain-containing protein yields MDWLLDLVETADLGLVREAIGRVAASEGYLDPPEATDALAAIEVVLCALGRPKPEGIRREKLVNWVSRIRPAVDEELISESVRAIERILGSDSELLELWEDTEDLDAWRAKVEGLRVALSG; encoded by the coding sequence ATGGATTGGCTTTTGGACTTGGTTGAGACCGCAGATTTGGGTCTTGTTAGGGAAGCAATTGGGCGTGTAGCTGCGTCGGAAGGATATTTAGACCCCCCGGAAGCAACTGATGCACTGGCAGCTATTGAGGTTGTACTGTGCGCACTGGGGCGACCTAAGCCCGAGGGGATACGTCGAGAGAAGCTTGTGAATTGGGTATCGCGCATCCGACCTGCCGTAGATGAAGAACTCATCTCGGAATCGGTCAGAGCTATTGAACGTATCCTTGGGTCAGATTCCGAACTCCTGGAGCTCTGGGAAGACACGGAAGATCTTGACGCCTGGAGGGCTAAGGTTGAAGGTCTAAGAGTCGCTTTGAGTGGCTAG